One part of the [Synechococcus] sp. NIES-970 genome encodes these proteins:
- the proS gene encoding prolyl-tRNA synthetase, whose amino-acid sequence MRLSQSLFVTLREEPAEAEIPSHKLLVRAGYIRRIGRGIYAYLPLMWRVLQKVSQIVREEMNATGAQETLLPQLQPADIWQESGRWDTYTKAEGIMFSLRDRLDGELGLGPTHEEVITTIAKDMIRSYRQLPQHLYQIQTKFRDEIRPRFGLMRGREFIMKDGYSFHASEECLKKTYADMDQAYRNMLRRCGLQFRAVEADSGAIGGSGSQEFMILADAGEDEILYTEDEKYAANTEKAASLPADPVESPFTIFEKRETPGTATIESLCNSLDCSPTCVVKNVLYQVVYDNGKTVLALVSIRGDQDVNEVKLQNELTKVAPNYGGNTIISLTVPDAEAQQKWAAKPLPLGYISPNLGNDYLQTNKDIAPEFLRLVDQTAVSLKNFVTGADETDYHVLGANWGTEFQLPQLQVDIRLAKAGDRAVHDPGQVLQTARGIEAGHIFQLGTKYSEAMGATFTDENGKEQPLVMGCYGVGVSRLAQAAVEQSYDENGIIWPVAIAPYHAVVVVPNIKDAEQMAAAEKLYADLNAAGVETILDDRNERAGVKFKDAELIGIPFRVVTGKSLKDGKVEVVKRKEGDRLDLALEDVVSTLKAWVDTATQ is encoded by the coding sequence ATGCGCCTTTCCCAAAGTTTGTTTGTTACCCTCCGTGAAGAACCTGCCGAGGCGGAGATTCCGAGCCATAAGCTCTTGGTACGGGCGGGTTATATCCGTCGGATTGGGCGGGGGATCTACGCTTATCTACCATTGATGTGGCGGGTCTTGCAAAAGGTTTCGCAAATTGTCCGGGAAGAGATGAATGCTACCGGCGCCCAAGAAACCCTCCTTCCCCAATTACAACCGGCAGATATTTGGCAGGAGTCTGGGCGCTGGGATACCTATACCAAGGCGGAAGGGATTATGTTTTCGCTGCGCGATCGCCTGGATGGAGAGTTAGGTTTAGGGCCGACCCACGAAGAAGTGATCACGACGATCGCCAAGGACATGATCCGCTCCTATCGGCAACTGCCCCAGCATTTGTACCAGATTCAAACTAAATTTCGGGATGAAATTCGCCCCCGCTTTGGTTTGATGCGTGGACGGGAATTCATCATGAAAGACGGCTATTCGTTCCATGCCTCCGAAGAGTGCTTAAAGAAAACCTATGCAGACATGGATCAGGCCTACCGGAATATGTTGCGCCGTTGTGGCTTGCAGTTCCGGGCAGTGGAAGCAGATTCTGGGGCGATCGGCGGCTCCGGTTCCCAGGAATTCATGATCCTCGCCGATGCGGGGGAAGATGAAATTCTCTACACCGAGGACGAAAAGTACGCCGCCAATACCGAGAAAGCGGCCTCCCTGCCAGCTGATCCTGTCGAATCTCCCTTTACCATCTTTGAGAAACGGGAAACCCCAGGCACAGCCACCATTGAATCCCTCTGCAATAGCCTTGATTGTTCCCCCACCTGCGTTGTGAAAAACGTCCTGTATCAAGTGGTGTATGACAATGGCAAAACGGTTTTAGCACTGGTTTCCATTCGCGGCGATCAGGATGTCAACGAAGTTAAATTGCAAAATGAACTGACAAAAGTTGCCCCCAACTACGGTGGCAATACAATCATTTCTCTCACAGTGCCCGATGCTGAAGCGCAACAGAAATGGGCCGCTAAACCCCTACCCCTGGGCTACATTTCGCCGAACTTGGGCAATGATTATCTGCAAACCAATAAAGATATTGCCCCAGAATTTTTGCGCCTGGTGGATCAAACCGCTGTTTCTCTGAAAAACTTTGTCACCGGGGCCGATGAAACGGATTACCATGTGCTCGGTGCTAACTGGGGTACAGAGTTTCAACTCCCCCAATTGCAAGTGGATATTCGCTTAGCGAAGGCAGGCGATCGCGCCGTCCATGACCCTGGTCAAGTGCTACAAACGGCCCGGGGGATTGAAGCGGGGCACATCTTCCAACTCGGGACAAAATATTCCGAAGCTATGGGCGCGACCTTCACGGACGAAAATGGGAAGGAACAACCCCTGGTGATGGGCTGCTATGGGGTTGGTGTTTCTCGTCTCGCCCAGGCCGCCGTGGAGCAGTCCTACGACGAAAATGGGATCATTTGGCCGGTGGCGATCGCCCCCTACCATGCGGTGGTGGTGGTGCCGAATATTAAGGACGCCGAACAGATGGCCGCCGCCGAAAAACTCTATGCCGATCTCAACGCCGCTGGGGTCGAAACGATCCTCGATGACCGCAACGAACGGGCTGGCGTCAAGTTCAAAGATGCAGAACTCATCGGCATTCCTTTCCGGGTGGTCACGGGCAAATCTCTCAAAGATGGCAAGGTGGAAGTGGTCAAAAGAAAAGAAGGCGATCGCCTAGATCTCGCCCTCGAAGATGTCGTTTCTACCCTTAAAGCCTGGGTTGATACTGCCACCCAATAG
- the pyk gene encoding pyruvate kinase has protein sequence MPSREMPRRTKIVATIGPATSKPDVLREIIEAGATTLRLNFSHGSHDDHQRNIRLIRQTAFELNQPVGILQDLQGPKIRLGKFESGFITLKNGDPYIITSREVPCTQEVGYVSYDKLAEEVPEGSTILLDDGKVEMKVEKVDIEAANLHCRVVVGGKLSNNKGVNFPGVYLSVKALTDKDREDLMFGLDQGVDWIALSFVRNPQDVLEIKELIANAGKNVPVIVKIEKHEAIEQMETILSLADGVMVARGDLGVELPAEDVPILQKKLIATANRFGIPVITATQMLDSMVSNPRPTRAEVSDVANAILDGTDAVMLSNETAVGEFPVEAVATMATIAKRIEKEPDGIRKQPSDKKSIPNAISAAVSQIAGQLDATAIMTLTKSGATARNVSKFRPSTPILAVTPHVDVARRLQLVWGAKPLLVMDSPSTTQTFKAAINVAQESGLLHEGDLVIMTAGTLQGVSGSTDLIKVEMVQAVLGEGIGIGQGAASGRARVVQNSDDVNDFSLGEILVARTTDATYVEMIRKASGIVIEEANQNCHAATLGMRLGIPVIVGFKDATQLIRDGSIISIDARRGTVYSGINVSLGDVVSGSKLSLT, from the coding sequence ATGCCTTCCAGAGAAATGCCCCGCCGCACTAAGATTGTCGCTACCATTGGTCCTGCGACTAGCAAACCAGACGTTCTCCGGGAAATCATCGAAGCTGGGGCGACTACTCTACGGCTAAATTTCTCCCACGGCAGCCATGACGACCATCAACGCAACATTCGTCTGATCCGCCAAACCGCCTTTGAACTCAACCAGCCCGTCGGCATTCTCCAAGATCTCCAAGGTCCCAAAATTCGTCTCGGTAAATTTGAAAGCGGTTTCATTACCCTTAAAAATGGCGATCCTTACATCATCACCAGCCGGGAAGTGCCCTGTACCCAAGAAGTAGGCTATGTCAGCTATGACAAACTCGCTGAAGAAGTGCCCGAAGGTTCCACAATTCTCCTAGACGATGGCAAAGTGGAAATGAAGGTCGAGAAAGTAGATATCGAAGCGGCGAATCTCCACTGTCGTGTCGTTGTAGGCGGCAAGCTCTCAAATAACAAAGGAGTTAACTTTCCCGGCGTTTATCTGTCCGTAAAAGCGCTCACTGACAAAGACCGCGAAGACCTGATGTTTGGTCTTGACCAAGGGGTTGATTGGATCGCCCTGAGTTTTGTCCGCAATCCCCAAGACGTCCTTGAAATCAAAGAACTCATCGCCAATGCGGGGAAAAATGTCCCCGTGATCGTCAAGATCGAAAAGCACGAGGCGATCGAGCAGATGGAAACAATACTCTCCCTCGCCGATGGCGTTATGGTTGCCCGGGGGGATCTTGGCGTTGAATTGCCCGCCGAAGATGTGCCCATCCTCCAGAAAAAATTGATTGCCACCGCCAATCGCTTTGGGATTCCCGTAATCACCGCCACCCAAATGCTTGACAGTATGGTGAGTAACCCCCGCCCTACCCGTGCCGAAGTTTCTGACGTTGCTAACGCCATTCTCGACGGTACAGACGCCGTGATGCTCTCCAATGAAACTGCTGTGGGTGAATTTCCGGTAGAAGCAGTCGCTACCATGGCAACGATCGCCAAACGGATCGAAAAAGAACCCGATGGGATTCGCAAGCAACCCTCTGACAAAAAATCTATTCCCAATGCCATTTCCGCTGCCGTTAGCCAAATTGCAGGGCAATTAGATGCCACGGCAATCATGACCCTCACCAAGTCTGGCGCCACCGCCCGGAACGTGTCTAAATTCCGCCCTTCAACGCCGATCCTCGCCGTGACGCCCCATGTGGATGTGGCCCGCCGACTGCAACTGGTCTGGGGCGCAAAACCTCTCCTCGTGATGGATTCCCCCTCTACGACCCAAACCTTTAAAGCCGCGATCAATGTCGCCCAAGAAAGTGGTCTACTCCATGAAGGGGATTTGGTGATCATGACCGCAGGAACACTCCAGGGGGTTTCTGGTTCGACCGATTTAATCAAAGTCGAAATGGTTCAAGCTGTGCTCGGTGAAGGGATCGGTATTGGCCAAGGGGCTGCCAGTGGTCGAGCTCGGGTTGTCCAAAATAGTGATGATGTCAATGACTTTAGCCTGGGAGAAATTCTTGTTGCTCGCACCACGGATGCAACCTACGTGGAAATGATCCGTAAAGCCAGCGGCATCGTGATCGAAGAAGCCAATCAAAATTGTCATGCCGCCACCCTAGGAATGCGTTTAGGTATTCCCGTAATTGTTGGTTTTAAAGATGCCACTCAACTGATTCGCGATGGTTCAATCATTTCTATCGATGCCCGGCGAGGAACAGTTTATTCTGGCATTAACGTCAGCTTGGGAGATGTTGTGAGTGGTTCGAAATTATCTTTGACCTAG
- a CDS encoding ABC-type branched-chain amino acid transport system, ATPase component, with the protein MSESPLLLQASGLCKSFGGIRAVQNAVIEVPRGQITGLIGPNGAGKTTLFNLLSNFIAPDQGKVIFDGQEVQHLPSHAIAAKGFVRTFQVARVLSRLSVLENMLLAAQGQTGENFLQVWWQQGKIRRQEKANREKAMAILESVGLAEKAQDYAGAMSGGQRKLLEMARALMSDPQLILLDEPAAGVNPTLINQICEHIVRWNQQGISFLIIEHNMDVIMSLCNHVWVLAEGTNLADGTPAEIQSNEQVLEAYLGV; encoded by the coding sequence ATGAGTGAATCTCCTCTTCTGTTGCAGGCATCAGGACTTTGCAAAAGTTTTGGTGGCATTCGGGCAGTGCAAAATGCGGTCATTGAAGTGCCTCGGGGCCAAATTACGGGTTTAATCGGCCCCAATGGTGCGGGGAAAACAACTTTATTTAATTTGCTATCAAATTTTATTGCGCCTGACCAGGGAAAAGTGATTTTTGATGGCCAGGAGGTGCAGCACTTACCCTCCCATGCGATCGCCGCCAAGGGATTTGTGCGCACATTCCAAGTGGCACGGGTGCTGTCACGATTGTCGGTCTTAGAAAATATGCTGCTGGCAGCCCAAGGTCAAACTGGGGAAAATTTTCTGCAAGTGTGGTGGCAACAGGGCAAGATTCGTCGCCAAGAAAAGGCAAATCGTGAAAAAGCAATGGCAATTTTAGAATCTGTTGGCTTAGCCGAAAAAGCCCAAGATTATGCAGGGGCGATGTCGGGTGGGCAACGAAAATTATTGGAAATGGCCCGGGCTTTGATGAGTGATCCCCAGCTCATTTTGCTCGATGAACCCGCAGCAGGGGTGAATCCGACTTTGATTAATCAAATTTGTGAACACATTGTCCGTTGGAATCAGCAAGGCATTTCTTTCTTGATCATCGAACACAACATGGACGTGATTATGTCTCTGTGTAACCATGTGTGGGTTTTGGCGGAGGGGACAAATCTTGCGGATGGGACACCTGCTGAGATTCAAAGTAATGAGCAGGTTTTAGAGGCTTATTTGGGGGTATAG
- the lepB_2 gene encoding signal peptidase I, with amino-acid sequence MTDNLKSPIEPTKKAQQHQENPWVETFKTLITAGILAIGIRTFVAEARYIPSESMLPTLEVQDRLIIEKISYRFQDPQRGDVVVFNPTEILQQQNYRDAFIKRVIGIPGDEVQVTGGEVFVNGQRLEEDYITEAPEYDYGPVTIPENHYLVLGDNRNNSYDSHYWGFVPREKLVGKAFIRFWPFNRVGILSEEPQFVEGETLTP; translated from the coding sequence ATGACCGACAACCTCAAATCTCCCATTGAACCCACGAAGAAAGCTCAACAACACCAGGAAAATCCTTGGGTAGAGACATTTAAAACCCTCATAACTGCCGGAATTCTGGCGATCGGGATCCGCACCTTTGTCGCCGAAGCCCGCTACATTCCCTCAGAGTCGATGCTGCCGACCTTAGAAGTACAAGACCGCTTGATTATCGAGAAAATTAGCTACCGCTTTCAGGATCCTCAGCGGGGCGATGTGGTGGTATTTAACCCCACAGAGATTTTGCAGCAACAGAACTACCGTGATGCCTTTATCAAGCGAGTGATCGGCATTCCTGGGGATGAAGTGCAAGTGACGGGAGGAGAGGTTTTTGTGAATGGTCAGCGTTTGGAAGAAGACTACATCACTGAAGCACCCGAATATGACTATGGCCCCGTGACAATTCCAGAAAATCATTATCTCGTGCTGGGGGATAACCGCAACAACAGCTATGACTCCCATTATTGGGGCTTCGTCCCCCGCGAAAAATTGGTGGGGAAAGCTTTTATTCGTTTTTGGCCCTTTAACCGGGTGGGCATTCTCAGCGAAGAACCCCAATTCGTGGAAGGGGAAACCCTGACACCCTAG
- a CDS encoding putative Na+/H+-exchanging protein: MPNLLTFAFISTPIQDPVPVFLMILGIMLVAPLLFEKLRLPGIVGLILAGVLVGPNGLGLLARDDTIVLLGTVGLLFLMFMAGLETSLDDLKYNADKAVIFGIATFIVPMILGTGAIMLIGYDLLPAILVASCFASHTLLALPVASKLGIMRTQVMTTTLGGTLIVNILALLVLAVVVRAHQGDLTLSFWLTLIPSLIVYTFLILWGLPRLGRWFFRRFGHDEGAEFTFVLASLFVVSYGAELIQVEPIIGAFLAGIAITQLIPQLSPLMNRIQFIGNTLFVPFFLISVGMLVNPLILFQEPQALLVSGVMVVVAIAAKFIPAWGVGQLFGFSTSSRMVMFGLSVAQAASTLAAITVAFNIELVDQLTVNGTIAMILVTCIASPWVTDRWGRNVKPEVSREVPTTDNQIGRRVLVPVANPSTEDNLLKLAILLTKSSQGTLLPLHVLLEKGEPVDPNDKLKQQQLLSTAEMIAHAAVVQVQTVSRIDEAIDKGIARVADEQRASVVICGWKGFSTYRENIFGGVIDKTVQRSAVPVLVSRFPFPIEHTQRVFFAFTTRQSYHPYFAESIQLAKSLAQELKASLELLQVAPSRRPSLPSNVDPDLLDQIPLHKVTGNFVHEISKFLLPNDLLILAGVVAQKSQLLSLMDRSPELIARTHPKVGMIIAYFPET, encoded by the coding sequence ATGCCTAATCTTTTGACCTTTGCCTTTATTTCCACACCAATCCAAGATCCTGTGCCTGTTTTTTTAATGATTTTGGGGATTATGCTTGTCGCTCCCCTACTCTTTGAAAAACTGCGCCTACCGGGGATTGTCGGTTTGATTCTTGCGGGAGTCCTTGTTGGCCCCAACGGCCTGGGACTCTTAGCAAGAGACGATACCATTGTTCTGTTGGGAACAGTGGGGTTATTGTTCCTGATGTTTATGGCTGGCCTAGAAACTAGCCTTGATGACCTCAAGTACAATGCCGACAAAGCCGTCATTTTTGGGATTGCGACCTTTATTGTGCCGATGATTCTGGGAACGGGGGCGATTATGTTGATCGGCTATGACCTCCTCCCGGCAATTTTAGTAGCCTCCTGTTTTGCCTCCCATACCCTTTTGGCGCTGCCTGTGGCGAGTAAATTGGGGATTATGCGCACCCAAGTGATGACCACAACCCTTGGGGGGACGCTCATCGTCAATATTTTAGCTTTACTGGTTTTGGCGGTAGTGGTGCGGGCCCACCAGGGGGATTTGACCCTCAGCTTTTGGCTAACCCTGATTCCCTCCCTGATTGTTTACACGTTTTTGATTCTTTGGGGACTGCCGCGTTTGGGGCGTTGGTTTTTTCGTCGCTTCGGCCATGATGAAGGGGCAGAATTTACTTTTGTGCTAGCCAGTTTATTTGTGGTGTCCTATGGGGCAGAGCTGATCCAAGTAGAGCCGATTATTGGGGCATTTCTAGCGGGAATTGCGATCACTCAGTTGATTCCGCAACTGAGTCCTTTGATGAACCGGATCCAATTTATTGGTAACACTTTGTTTGTGCCATTTTTTCTGATCTCCGTCGGAATGTTGGTGAATCCTTTGATCTTGTTCCAGGAGCCTCAAGCTCTCTTGGTTTCAGGGGTGATGGTGGTGGTGGCGATCGCCGCCAAATTTATTCCCGCTTGGGGAGTCGGTCAACTATTTGGTTTTAGTACCAGTAGCAGGATGGTCATGTTTGGGCTCTCGGTTGCCCAGGCTGCTTCTACCCTTGCGGCGATTACCGTTGCTTTCAATATCGAACTGGTCGATCAGCTGACGGTCAATGGCACGATCGCCATGATTCTCGTTACTTGCATTGCCTCACCTTGGGTGACTGACCGCTGGGGACGCAATGTCAAACCCGAAGTCAGCCGCGAGGTCCCGACTACCGATAACCAGATTGGGAGGCGAGTGTTGGTTCCCGTTGCGAATCCCAGTACGGAAGACAATCTCCTAAAACTAGCTATCTTACTCACGAAATCTTCCCAGGGGACATTGCTGCCTCTCCATGTGCTGCTCGAAAAAGGGGAACCTGTCGATCCCAACGACAAGCTTAAGCAGCAGCAGCTTCTCTCCACCGCTGAAATGATTGCCCATGCTGCCGTGGTTCAGGTACAAACCGTGAGTCGAATTGATGAGGCGATCGACAAAGGTATTGCCCGAGTTGCCGACGAACAGCGAGCCAGTGTCGTGATCTGTGGCTGGAAAGGGTTTTCTACTTACCGAGAAAATATCTTTGGCGGTGTCATTGACAAGACAGTCCAGCGCAGTGCTGTACCAGTGCTTGTCAGTCGCTTCCCTTTCCCCATCGAACATACCCAACGGGTCTTTTTTGCGTTTACTACGCGCCAGTCCTATCATCCCTATTTTGCCGAGAGTATCCAACTGGCCAAAAGCCTCGCCCAAGAGCTAAAAGCCTCCCTAGAGCTTTTGCAGGTGGCCCCCTCCCGCCGTCCGAGCTTGCCCTCTAATGTTGACCCTGACCTGTTGGATCAAATCCCTCTCCACAAAGTCACAGGCAATTTTGTCCACGAAATTTCTAAATTCCTGCTGCCCAACGATCTCTTGATCTTGGCAGGTGTTGTGGCTCAGAAAAGTCAGTTGCTTTCGTTGATGGATCGTTCCCCAGAACTGATCGCCCGGACACACCCAAAAGTGGGCATGATCATTGCCTATTTTCCTGAGACATAA
- a CDS encoding hypothetical protein (conserved hypothetical protein) yields MRQLNFLLFFALCLALALFSIENTQPVAINIIPGIQAEAPLSIELLLAVGTGAILAWIFSLWDQLQRQIESWKAQRELKLQSQKIEELEKTLAELQAAPENEIESVSEPIAEVRADMASSEETDALAPGAESPSSPTLTNEPEKIAAEGLSS; encoded by the coding sequence ATGCGGCAACTGAATTTTTTATTGTTTTTTGCCCTGTGCTTGGCCTTGGCGCTGTTTAGTATCGAAAATACTCAACCCGTCGCAATCAATATCATTCCGGGAATCCAGGCTGAAGCTCCCCTTTCCATTGAATTACTTTTAGCGGTGGGGACAGGGGCGATCCTCGCCTGGATATTTAGCCTTTGGGATCAACTCCAGCGGCAAATTGAATCTTGGAAGGCCCAGCGAGAACTGAAGTTACAAAGCCAAAAAATTGAGGAACTGGAAAAAACGCTGGCTGAGCTGCAGGCGGCTCCAGAAAATGAAATAGAGAGTGTGTCTGAGCCGATCGCCGAAGTTCGCGCTGATATGGCAAGCTCGGAAGAGACAGACGCCCTCGCACCCGGGGCAGAAAGTCCGAGTTCCCCGACATTGACCAATGAGCCAGAAAAAATAGCAGCAGAAGGCCTCAGTTCCTGA
- the pma1 gene encoding cation transport ATPase codes for MALSLPPSCHELSEANTLQALQSNAESGLSPEEVARRYEAYGWNELTFKGGKPAWLRFLLQFHQPLLYILIIAGTVKAFLGSWTNAWVIWGVTLINAIIGYVQEAKAEGAIASLAKAVTTEATVLRDGSTLRIPSKDLVPGDVVLLTSGDKVPADLRLLKVRNLQVDESALTGEAVPVEKALGTLAPETPLGDRLNMAYAGSFVTFGQGKGVVVATANRTEMGQISQSMERQVSLTTPLTRKFTKFSHSLLYVILTLATLTFAIGWGRGGAIADMFEAAVALAVSAIPEGLPAVVTITLAIGVHRMASRNAIIRKLPAVEALGSATVVCSDKTGTLTENQMTVQAVYAGDVHYKVSGGGYSPKGEIYLAATAENGEASFEDLPLALAECLTAGLLCNDSQLQQKGEDWSVMGDPTEGALITAAAKVGLSQSGELTNRPRLDSIPFESEYQYMATLHDGPDRMIYVKGSVESLLGRCETMFTDAGEAIAFDPVAVEQVVDQMASKGLRVLAFAGKSVNTHQHSVDHGDLTTGLVFLGLQGMIDPPRPEAIAAVHACQTAGIQVKMITGDHIATAKAIAKRMGIQTGDEVIAFEGHELEQMDTSQLAQAAEDGSVFARVAPAQKLALVEALQAKGNIVAMTGDGVNDAPALKQADIGIAMGKGGTEVARESADMLLTDDNFASIEAAVEEGRTVYQNLRKAIAFLLPVNGGESMTILISVLLARELPILSLQVLWLNMINSITMTVPLAFEAKSPGIMQLSPRNPNEPLITAKLLRRILTVSLFNWILIFGIFEWIETTTGNIPLARTMAIQALVAARIIYLLSVSQLGRSLIAYISGKTKTITHAPFLLMGIVIAVALQIAFSQWGLMNQLFRTAPLSWEQWLICFIPMLPMIPVAIAANRLDP; via the coding sequence ATGGCCCTTTCCCTCCCTCCCTCCTGCCACGAACTATCAGAAGCGAACACTCTCCAAGCTCTGCAAAGCAATGCAGAGTCAGGTCTATCACCAGAAGAGGTCGCCCGCCGCTATGAAGCATATGGCTGGAATGAGTTGACCTTTAAGGGGGGAAAACCCGCTTGGCTCCGTTTTCTCTTACAGTTCCATCAGCCGCTTTTATACATTTTGATTATTGCGGGAACGGTGAAGGCTTTTTTAGGTTCCTGGACCAATGCCTGGGTGATTTGGGGGGTCACACTGATTAATGCCATCATTGGCTACGTCCAAGAAGCCAAGGCAGAAGGGGCGATCGCCTCCCTCGCCAAAGCAGTCACCACCGAAGCGACAGTCTTACGGGATGGCAGCACCCTGAGGATTCCTTCTAAAGATCTTGTGCCTGGGGACGTGGTGTTGCTGACGTCGGGGGACAAGGTGCCAGCGGATTTGCGGCTCCTCAAGGTGCGTAACTTGCAGGTGGATGAATCGGCCCTGACGGGGGAGGCGGTTCCTGTGGAGAAAGCTTTGGGAACCCTGGCGCCGGAAACACCGTTAGGCGATCGCCTGAATATGGCCTACGCGGGGAGCTTTGTCACCTTTGGCCAGGGCAAAGGGGTGGTGGTGGCTACGGCGAACCGCACGGAGATGGGACAGATTTCCCAGTCCATGGAGCGGCAGGTGAGTTTAACCACACCCCTGACCCGCAAATTTACGAAATTTAGCCATTCCCTGCTCTATGTGATTTTGACCTTGGCGACCTTGACCTTTGCGATTGGTTGGGGCCGAGGCGGGGCGATCGCCGATATGTTTGAAGCGGCGGTGGCCCTGGCGGTGAGTGCAATCCCGGAAGGTTTACCTGCTGTGGTGACGATCACCCTGGCGATCGGTGTCCACCGGATGGCCAGCCGCAACGCGATTATCCGGAAGTTGCCCGCTGTAGAAGCCCTGGGCAGCGCGACGGTGGTTTGCTCTGATAAAACGGGTACCCTCACCGAAAACCAGATGACCGTCCAGGCAGTCTATGCTGGCGATGTCCATTACAAAGTCAGTGGCGGCGGTTATAGCCCTAAGGGAGAAATTTACCTGGCGGCAACGGCTGAGAATGGGGAAGCAAGCTTTGAGGATTTGCCCCTGGCCCTGGCGGAATGCTTAACGGCGGGCTTGCTCTGTAATGATTCCCAGTTACAACAAAAGGGAGAAGATTGGTCCGTGATGGGCGATCCCACCGAGGGGGCACTGATTACGGCGGCGGCCAAGGTGGGCTTGAGTCAATCGGGAGAGTTGACCAATCGGCCCCGCCTGGACTCGATTCCCTTTGAGTCGGAATATCAATACATGGCCACCCTCCATGATGGCCCAGACCGGATGATCTACGTGAAAGGGTCAGTAGAATCTCTGTTGGGACGCTGCGAAACGATGTTCACGGACGCTGGGGAAGCGATCGCCTTCGACCCAGTTGCAGTGGAACAGGTGGTAGATCAAATGGCGTCTAAGGGCCTGCGGGTGCTGGCCTTTGCGGGCAAGTCAGTCAATACCCATCAACACAGCGTCGATCACGGAGATTTAACGACTGGTTTAGTGTTCCTGGGTCTCCAGGGAATGATCGACCCGCCTCGTCCCGAGGCGATCGCCGCCGTCCATGCCTGCCAAACTGCGGGGATCCAAGTGAAGATGATCACCGGCGACCACATTGCCACCGCCAAGGCGATCGCCAAGCGTATGGGCATCCAAACCGGAGATGAGGTAATTGCCTTTGAGGGCCATGAACTGGAGCAGATGGATACATCCCAATTGGCCCAGGCCGCCGAAGATGGCTCTGTTTTTGCCCGGGTGGCCCCGGCCCAGAAATTAGCCCTGGTCGAAGCCCTCCAGGCAAAAGGAAATATCGTCGCGATGACGGGGGATGGAGTAAACGATGCCCCTGCCCTGAAACAAGCCGATATTGGGATCGCCATGGGGAAAGGCGGCACCGAAGTAGCCCGGGAATCGGCGGATATGCTGCTCACGGACGATAACTTTGCCTCCATCGAAGCGGCGGTAGAAGAAGGCCGCACCGTTTACCAAAATCTCCGCAAGGCGATCGCCTTTTTACTACCCGTCAACGGTGGGGAATCCATGACCATTTTGATCAGCGTACTGCTGGCGCGAGAGTTGCCAATTCTCTCTCTCCAAGTGCTCTGGCTGAACATGATCAACTCGATCACCATGACCGTGCCCCTGGCCTTTGAAGCAAAATCACCAGGGATCATGCAATTGTCCCCCCGCAATCCCAATGAACCGTTGATCACCGCCAAATTACTACGGCGGATTTTGACCGTTTCCCTGTTTAACTGGATTTTGATCTTTGGGATCTTTGAATGGATCGAAACCACCACAGGTAATATTCCCCTCGCGCGCACCATGGCGATCCAAGCCCTCGTCGCAGCACGGATCATTTACCTGCTGAGTGTGAGTCAGCTGGGCAGAAGCTTGATTGCTTATATCAGCGGCAAAACCAAAACCATCACCCATGCCCCCTTCTTGCTCATGGGGATCGTCATCGCCGTCGCCCTACAAATCGCTTTTAGTCAGTGGGGCTTGATGAACCAGCTCTTTAGGACCGCGCCCCTTTCCTGGGAACAGTGGCTCATCTGCTTCATCCCGATGTTGCCAATGATTCCCGTGGCGATCGCCGCCAATCGTCTCGATCCATAG